Within Sphingobium sp. KCTC 72723, the genomic segment GCCGAATTTCGAGTTCGCGACCGAAACCCGTGAGGAGCTGATCTATGACAAGGCCAAGCTCCTTGAAAATGGCGACAAGTGGGAACGCGCGATTGCCGCGAACCTTGCCGCCGATGCGCCTTATCGGTAATGCGCGCGCATTCGACATCAAACCCGGCTTCGTTCGTTTCGAGCGCAGTCGAGAAACCGGAACCATGCGCAGCGTTTCTCGACTGCGCTCGAAACGAACGGGACAGGTTCGTGAGACACGCACAGAGGTTGGTTTTCTGAGATGATCCACGTCTTAGCCTTTTACCTGTTCGCCATATTGGTGGTGTGTAGCGGCGCGCTCACCATCTTGTCGCGCAATCCCGTTCATTCTGTGCTGTGGCTGATCCTCGCCTTCTTCAACGCGGCGGGCCTGATGGTCCTGCTTGGGGCAGAGTTTATCGCGATGCTGCTCGTCATCGTTTATGTGGGGGCAGTCGCGGTGCTGTTCCTGTTCGTGGTCATGATGCTGGACATCGACTTTGCCGAATTGCGCGCCGGTTTCGTCAGCTATCTGCCGTTCGGGCTGCTGATCGCGCTGGTGCTGCTGGCCGAAATCGTGCTGGGCATCGGTTTGTGGAGTGCAGGGCCGATCGAACTGGCGCAGCGCGCGGCACCGAACGCGCCCGATGTTTCCAACATCAAGGCGATCGGGACTTTGCTCTACACCCGCTACATATTCCTGTTCGAAGCGGCGGGCATTGTCCTGCTGGTTGCGATGATCGGGGCGATCGTCCTGACCCACCGCACCCGTGGCGGCACCAAGGGACAGAATGTGGCGAAGCAGAATCGCCGCCGTCCGCAGGATGCCGTGCGCAATATCAATCAGCCCACAGGGCAGGGGGTGGAGCTGTGATCGGCCTTCAACATTATATGGTGGTCAGCGCCATCCTGTTCGTGATGGGGGTGCTGGGCATCTTCATCAATCGCAAGAATGTGATCATCATCCTGATGGCGATCGAACTGATCCTGCTCAGTGTGAACATCAACCTTGTCGCCTTCAGCGCCTTTCTGGGCGATCTGGTGGGCCAGGTATTTTCGATGTTCGTGCTGACCGTCGCGGCGGGTGAGGCGGCCATCGGGCTTGCCATCCTCGTCATTTACTTCCGTGGTCGCGGCACCATCGCCGTCGACGATGTCAACCGGATGAAGGGCTGAGCCTGAACTCATGATCCAGCTTATCGTTCTTCTTCCGCTGCTTACAGCCGCCATAGCTGGCCTTGGCAACAAGGCGCTGGGCAAGCTGCCGGCAAAGATCATCACCACTGGCGCGCTGTTCATTTCCTGCGCGCTGAGCTGGCCGATCTTCATCAGCTTTCTGACGGGCAGCGCGGAAGCGCATGTCACGCCGCTGTTCACCTGGATCCAGTCGGGCAGTTTCGACGCGCAATGGGCGCTGCGGGTGGACACGATGACGGCGGTCATGCTGGTGGTCATCACCAGCGTGTCGAGCCTGGTTCACCTCTATAGCTGGGGCTATATGGACGAGGAGCCGGATCAGCCGCGCTTCTTTGCCTATCTGTCGCTGTTTACTTTCGCGATGCTGATGCTCGTGACCGCGAACAATCTGCTCCAGATGTTCTTCGGTTGGGAAGGGGTGGGGCTGGCCTCTTACCTGCTCATCGGTTTCTGGTTCCGCAAACCCTCTGCCAATGCCGCTGCGATCAAGGCGTTCGTCATCAATCGCGTGGGCGACCTTGGCTTCATGATGGGGATTTTCGGCACCTATCTGGTGTTCAACACCATCTCCATTCCCGAAATTCTTGAGGCCGCGCCGTCAATGGCCGGTTCCACCATCGGGTTCCTGGGCCATCGGTTCGACACGATGACGGTGCTGTGCCTGCTGCTGTTTGTCGGCGCGATGGGCAAGTCGGCGCAGTTGGGCCTGCACACATGGTTGCCGGACGCGATGGAAGGACCGACGCCTGTGTCGGCGCTGATCCACGCGGCGACCATGGTGACGGCGGGCGTATTCATGGTGTGCCGTCTGTCGCCGATGTTTGAAACGTCGCAAACGGCGCTGACAGTCGTGACCTATGTCGGCGCGGCGACCTGTCTGTTCGCGGCGACCGTTGGCACGGTGCAGACCGACATCAAGCGGGTTATTGCCTATTCGACCTGTTCGCAGCTGGGCTATATGTTCTTTGCAGCGGGCGTCGGCGCCTATGGCGCGGCGATGTTCCACCTGTTCACCCACGCTTTCTTCAAGGCGCTGCTGTTCCTGGGGGCCGGTTCGGTCATCCATGCGATGCACCATGAACAGGATATGCGTTACTATGG encodes:
- a CDS encoding NADH-quinone oxidoreductase subunit J, whose protein sequence is MIHVLAFYLFAILVVCSGALTILSRNPVHSVLWLILAFFNAAGLMVLLGAEFIAMLLVIVYVGAVAVLFLFVVMMLDIDFAELRAGFVSYLPFGLLIALVLLAEIVLGIGLWSAGPIELAQRAAPNAPDVSNIKAIGTLLYTRYIFLFEAAGIVLLVAMIGAIVLTHRTRGGTKGQNVAKQNRRRPQDAVRNINQPTGQGVEL
- the nuoK gene encoding NADH-quinone oxidoreductase subunit NuoK; translation: MVVSAILFVMGVLGIFINRKNVIIILMAIELILLSVNINLVAFSAFLGDLVGQVFSMFVLTVAAGEAAIGLAILVIYFRGRGTIAVDDVNRMKG
- the nuoL gene encoding NADH-quinone oxidoreductase subunit L, whose translation is MIQLIVLLPLLTAAIAGLGNKALGKLPAKIITTGALFISCALSWPIFISFLTGSAEAHVTPLFTWIQSGSFDAQWALRVDTMTAVMLVVITSVSSLVHLYSWGYMDEEPDQPRFFAYLSLFTFAMLMLVTANNLLQMFFGWEGVGLASYLLIGFWFRKPSANAAAIKAFVINRVGDLGFMMGIFGTYLVFNTISIPEILEAAPSMAGSTIGFLGHRFDTMTVLCLLLFVGAMGKSAQLGLHTWLPDAMEGPTPVSALIHAATMVTAGVFMVCRLSPMFETSQTALTVVTYVGAATCLFAATVGTVQTDIKRVIAYSTCSQLGYMFFAAGVGAYGAAMFHLFTHAFFKALLFLGAGSVIHAMHHEQDMRYYGGLRKSIPITFWTMTLGTLAITGVGLPLAGIGFAGFYSKDGILEAAYAAGGAGTGAFIVGVFAALLTSFYSWRLVFLTFFGKPRWTQSEHIQHAIHDAHGHDDHAAPAHAHDAHGHDDHHAHDSADGTGGYHPHESPWVMLVPLVVLSLGAVFAGFLFHDQFIGPEGGIAFWKGALSFDSHLMHAAHEVPTWVKFAPFTVMLTGLLIAYLSYIKNTDWPQRFVATFGALYTFLLNKWFFDELYNVLFVKPAFAIGRFFWKFGDVGLIDRFGPNGLAALVVQGNKVTRRLQSGYLYTYALVMLIGLAAAATWAMTR